One endosymbiont 'TC1' of Trimyema compressum genomic window, TAAGGAAAATATTAGTAAAAGCAATGAAGTGTAACAGCTTTCAACAAGGAAAGCTATACATTGAAACGAAAATGGATAATATCTCCATCTTTAACAATATATTCTTTACCTTCGATGCGCAATTTTCCTGCTTCTTTAGCTTTTGCTTCTGAGCCATATTCTATCAGGTCTCCATAGCTAATAACTTCGGCTTTAATAAAACCTCGTTCAAAGTCAGTATGAATGACGCCTGCTGCGGCAGGAGCTTTGGTGCCTTCATTTACTGTCCGGGCTCTACATTCTTGAACACCAGCAGTAAAGTAAGTAATTAAGCCTAGCAACTCATAAGTTGCTCTAATAATTTCTTCTAAGCCAGAGTAAGTTAAACCTAACGTTTCTAAAAACTCTTTTTTTTCTTCAGCAGATAGTTGAGCGATTTCTGATTCAATTTGTGCTGAAACTGGAATAACTCGAGACCCTTCTTTATTAGCTATTTCCTGAATAGCTTTAACCATAGGTAGATTATCTTTTGAGCCTATATCATTTTCACTAATATTAGCAATATAGATAATAGGTTTTAAGGTTAAAAGATTTAAACCTTTCAATTTTTTTTCTTCTTCTTCATTAAAAGATAGTTTTCGAGCTGGAATATTGTCTTTTAAGGTATTGAGTATTTTTTCTGTTAAGGCATACTCAGCTAGTGCATCTTTGTCTTTAGTTTTAATTTTACTTGTAAGTTTTTGAAGTCTTTTTTCCATGCTTTCTAGGTCAGCTAATATAAGCTCAATATTAATAACATCAATATCTGTTTTAGGATTAATGTTACCACCTACATGGGTGATATTTTCATCTTCAAAACAACGG contains:
- the ychF gene encoding redox-regulated ATPase YchF, with amino-acid sequence MALKCGIVGLPNVGKSTLFNAITQAGAESANYPFCTIDPNVGMVTVPDKRLETLSKLYETKKEIPTAYEFVDIAGLVAGASKGEGLGNQFLSHIREVDAIAHVVRCFEDENITHVGGNINPKTDIDVINIELILADLESMEKRLQKLTSKIKTKDKDALAEYALTEKILNTLKDNIPARKLSFNEEEEKKLKGLNLLTLKPIIYIANISENDIGSKDNLPMVKAIQEIANKEGSRVIPVSAQIESEIAQLSAEEKKEFLETLGLTYSGLEEIIRATYELLGLITYFTAGVQECRARTVNEGTKAPAAAGVIHTDFERGFIKAEVISYGDLIEYGSEAKAKEAGKLRIEGKEYIVKDGDIIHFRFNV